From Marivirga harenae, one genomic window encodes:
- a CDS encoding ATP-binding cassette domain-containing protein has translation MEILTKDLDIFYPPKTVLKKINIHLPEGINIIVGKNGSGKSTFLKFFAGLIKHYNGTFKYRGLNNFEGIKKDFGFQFGEEFLTLNLKVSEMTRFCGKLHGIDNITLGKRITALIDFFELEDKEIQFLSYGNKKKLLIALAMLNKPKGLILDEPFEGLDFVMKKKLLEYLLASNFENIILSTNDLNIAKSITSSLFLINTDGSILKTEISDISNLNIDQ, from the coding sequence ATGGAAATTTTAACAAAAGACTTAGATATCTTTTATCCACCTAAAACAGTTTTGAAAAAAATTAACATTCATTTGCCAGAAGGTATTAATATAATTGTTGGTAAAAATGGGAGTGGTAAGTCTACTTTTTTAAAATTTTTTGCTGGTCTTATTAAACATTATAATGGAACATTTAAATATAGGGGATTAAATAACTTTGAAGGAATTAAAAAGGACTTTGGTTTTCAATTTGGGGAGGAATTTCTTACGCTAAATCTTAAAGTTAGTGAAATGACTAGATTTTGTGGAAAACTACATGGAATTGATAATATAACTTTAGGAAAACGGATAACTGCCCTAATTGATTTTTTTGAATTAGAAGATAAAGAAATTCAATTTTTGTCGTACGGAAATAAGAAGAAATTGTTAATAGCCTTAGCTATGTTAAATAAACCAAAAGGATTAATACTTGATGAGCCTTTTGAAGGATTAGACTTTGTAATGAAAAAGAAACTTTTGGAATATCTTTTGGCTAGTAATTTTGAAAACATTATTCTTTCAACTAATGATTTAAATATAGCTAAAAGTATTACTTCCTCTCTATTTCTAATTAATACAGATGGTAGCATTTTAAAGACTGAAATTTCTGATATTTCAAATTTAAATATTGACCAATAA
- a CDS encoding peroxiredoxin family protein codes for MKKKLLIIFGLLVIGLLSWMGYSSIQKLDQKSKSEAIIQNLSSLTNNLGFKVANTDQPTIFMYFNSDCHFCQWEMEQIEKNIEKFQNYQLLLASFEPKNEAIDFLQQYKLAEHYVEVNPDSLTSTMIGGVPQTFIYENGSLKKHFKGEVKIEAILEVLE; via the coding sequence ATGAAAAAGAAACTTCTTATCATTTTCGGGCTATTAGTGATTGGTCTTTTATCTTGGATGGGCTATTCAAGTATTCAAAAATTAGATCAGAAAAGTAAATCGGAAGCGATTATTCAAAACCTCAGTTCCTTGACCAATAATCTGGGATTTAAAGTAGCAAATACTGACCAACCTACCATTTTCATGTATTTCAACAGTGATTGTCATTTTTGCCAATGGGAAATGGAGCAAATTGAAAAGAATATTGAGAAGTTTCAAAACTATCAGTTGCTATTGGCCTCTTTTGAACCTAAAAATGAAGCGATTGATTTTCTTCAGCAATACAAGCTTGCAGAACATTATGTGGAAGTTAATCCTGATTCATTGACAAGCACTATGATTGGTGGTGTACCACAAACTTTTATATACGAAAATGGGTCGTTAAAAAAGCATTTCAAAGGTGAAGTGAAAATTGAAGCGATTTTAGAAGTCTTGGAATGA
- a CDS encoding peptidase domain-containing ABC transporter gives MLKKLNQYFVQQHGQSDCGPACLASIIKFHDGEHSLDEVRRITGTTQIGTKLLGLFQGANDLGFDVEGLEAESIENLRELDSPAILHVILENRLQHYIVFYGFQGDQLMINDPGRGVELWSKEKLEKVWQSKALLKLSPNQKFEKVKSKKKKYENLLSWVKEDLNILLAALFLGILIAIFSLATAIFSQKLIDVILPTKEVSKLIIGLVLFALILLIKMGLSYVRSTFLITQSKDFNNRMIRSFFQSLLNIPKPFFDSKKTGDMVARMNDTRRIQSSISNLIGNLLIEFLVIIISLIGVFVYSWQVGLIVSIFIPLYGLILWRLNKPIINAQKDVMSAYALNEGNYIDVITGIAEVKTTGTINLFHKGTTFLYKNFQEQIFKLGKIQVKFGLLTELAGILLVVGVISLASFLVLRGDLLIGSLVALLSLSGSIGPSLTKIALFNIQFQEAKVAFNRMEEFTGIKTEDKGEKEIEIQKINNLTVENLNFHYPGSLNLLNQINMNIEKGKITTLLGESGAGKSTIFQLVQRFYAPSEGFIKIDGNSINDLDLEGYRKLIGVVPQDIKIFNNYLLFNICLSDDPAELEHVVKWCKEFGFDRFFGKFPQGYLTLLGEEGANISGGQKQLVGLARALYRNPQLLLIDEGTSAMDRNTEQFILNLLQQLKKEKAILFVSHRMRVAGFSDYIYILENGSITSQGEPQALIKEENFFSESVN, from the coding sequence ATGTTAAAAAAACTCAACCAATATTTCGTTCAGCAACACGGCCAATCGGATTGTGGGCCTGCTTGTTTGGCTTCTATCATCAAATTTCATGATGGGGAACATAGTTTGGATGAAGTCAGAAGAATAACAGGGACAACTCAAATAGGCACTAAATTATTAGGGCTATTTCAAGGAGCAAATGATTTGGGTTTTGATGTAGAAGGATTAGAAGCTGAATCCATTGAAAATTTAAGGGAACTCGATTCTCCTGCTATTCTACATGTGATTCTGGAAAATAGATTACAGCACTATATTGTTTTTTATGGTTTTCAGGGAGATCAATTAATGATCAATGATCCGGGTAGGGGGGTAGAACTATGGTCAAAAGAAAAACTAGAAAAAGTTTGGCAATCCAAAGCTTTGCTAAAGCTGTCACCCAATCAAAAGTTTGAAAAAGTAAAGTCCAAAAAGAAAAAATATGAGAATCTGCTGAGTTGGGTAAAGGAAGATCTGAATATTCTATTAGCCGCACTCTTTTTAGGTATTTTAATCGCTATTTTTTCATTGGCCACTGCCATTTTTAGCCAAAAACTGATTGACGTTATTCTACCCACCAAAGAAGTCAGCAAACTCATCATAGGACTGGTTTTATTTGCCTTGATTTTATTGATTAAGATGGGGTTAAGCTATGTGCGATCTACATTTTTGATTACACAAAGCAAGGATTTTAACAATAGAATGATAAGGTCTTTTTTTCAATCCCTTTTAAATATTCCCAAACCCTTCTTCGATTCCAAAAAAACAGGGGATATGGTAGCAAGGATGAATGATACAAGACGCATTCAATCTTCTATCAGCAATCTGATTGGTAATCTTTTAATAGAGTTTTTGGTCATTATCATTTCACTGATTGGGGTTTTTGTTTATTCATGGCAAGTAGGGTTAATTGTTTCTATTTTTATACCTCTTTATGGGTTGATCCTATGGCGATTGAATAAACCGATCATTAATGCCCAAAAAGATGTGATGAGTGCTTATGCGCTCAATGAAGGAAACTACATAGATGTGATTACAGGCATAGCAGAAGTAAAGACAACAGGAACTATCAATCTTTTTCATAAGGGTACTACCTTTTTATATAAAAACTTTCAAGAGCAGATATTCAAATTGGGTAAAATTCAAGTAAAGTTTGGGTTGCTAACTGAGTTAGCTGGGATATTACTGGTAGTAGGGGTAATATCTTTAGCCTCCTTTTTAGTATTGAGAGGAGATTTATTAATTGGTTCTTTGGTGGCTTTATTATCCCTTTCAGGTTCTATAGGCCCTTCTTTAACCAAAATTGCCCTGTTTAATATTCAGTTTCAGGAAGCGAAAGTAGCTTTCAACAGAATGGAAGAGTTTACAGGAATAAAAACGGAAGATAAAGGGGAAAAGGAAATTGAAATTCAAAAGATAAATAATTTAACTGTTGAAAATTTAAATTTTCATTATCCCGGTTCATTAAATTTATTGAACCAAATCAATATGAATATTGAAAAGGGAAAAATAACTACCCTTTTGGGAGAAAGCGGTGCAGGAAAAAGCACAATCTTTCAATTGGTTCAAAGATTTTATGCACCATCGGAAGGATTCATAAAAATAGACGGGAATTCAATTAATGATTTAGACTTAGAAGGGTATCGAAAATTAATAGGAGTCGTCCCTCAAGACATTAAGATTTTCAATAATTATTTACTTTTCAATATTTGTTTGAGCGATGATCCTGCAGAATTAGAGCATGTAGTGAAATGGTGTAAAGAATTTGGCTTTGATCGCTTCTTTGGAAAATTTCCTCAAGGCTATTTGACATTGCTAGGAGAAGAAGGAGCCAATATTTCTGGTGGTCAAAAGCAGTTGGTAGGATTAGCCAGGGCACTCTACCGCAATCCACAATTATTGTTGATTGACGAAGGTACATCCGCTATGGATAGAAATACAGAACAGTTTATTCTAAATCTATTACAGCAATTGAAAAAGGAGAAGGCTATTTTATTTGTAAGTCACAGAATGAGAGTTGCTGGTTTCTCTGACTACATCTACATATTGGAAAATGGCAGTATTACAAGTCAAGGAGAACCGCAAGCTTTAATAAAAGAAGAGAACTTCTTTAGCGAATCTGTTAATTAG